The Vespula pensylvanica isolate Volc-1 chromosome 5, ASM1446617v1, whole genome shotgun sequence genome includes a window with the following:
- the LOC122629641 gene encoding ATP synthase subunit b, mitochondrial, whose protein sequence is MLSRLALRNAQTLPLAIRGIQAVTMSNGPRPVRLVDPPPVRFGFIPDEWFTFFYSKTGVTGPYMFATGVGTYLLSKEIYVLEHEFYNALSFVIIWIILVKKLGPPLSKYLEKEQNAEIESWEESRKEQIDSAEENIKNIKDAVWRAEGQSLLMEAKRENVKIQLEAVYRERLAQIYNEVKSRLDYNAQIQIVERSIAQKHMVQWIIKNVLKAITPEQEKATLQQCIKDLQALASKA, encoded by the exons ATGTTGTCGAGACTTGCCCTTCGTAATg cTCAAACATTACCATTAGCTATTCGTGGTATACAGGCAGTTACAATGTCAAATGGCCCTAGACCCGTACGTCTAGTAGATCCACCTCCTGTCAGATTTGGATTTATTCCTGATGAATggtttactttcttttactcaAAAACTGGAGTAACAG gaCCTTATATGTTTGCTACTGGTGTAGGAACATATTTACTttccaaagaaatatatgtctTAGaacatgaattttataatgCTCTTTCATTTGTGATTATATGGATAATTTTGGTTAAGAAATTAGGGCCTCCTTTATCAAAATAtctagaaaaagaacaaaatgctGAAATTGAGTCATGggaagaaagtagaaaggaaCAAATTGACTCTgccgaagaaaatataaaaaatataaaagatgcaGTATGGAGAGCCGAAGGGCAAAGCCTCCTCATGGAGgccaagagagaaaacgtaaaaatacaGTTGGAGGCTGTATATAGGGAGCGTCTTGCTCAAATTTATAACGAG GTAAAGAGTCGTTTAGACTACAATGCTCAAATACAGATAGTAGAACGAAGTATAGCTCAAAAACATATGGTACAGTGGATCATAAAGAATGTGTTAAAAGCAATTACACCAGAACAAGAAAAAGCAACTCTTCAACAATGTATCAAAGATCTTCAAGCACTTGCTTCAAAAGCATAA
- the LOC122629638 gene encoding golgin-84 isoform X1 yields MAWLSDITDKVEDLLNKIDKNSATVLNSDYWKRYDNNIITKSSLETPKQFTHEENLLDYLNTSSKSVTKTVESGLPSPIPSLLMERPTNNIDSILQLSVQSNEPNPESTCTSINTIDGENYSFENDLQIRNMHLRNQIHRYQDNAFDSQMIQRAADDDHTLEVVEPKYSYDSKVQSLDTDELMISPDTLLKSSSETLTDHQKQIVVLNNKLQSLRTTNIQMLKQMTDLQTVLSRSRLELLSTRSELEQHKARAFRILQDKEKLIAELRRNEFTGIDDATLVELKQLRQERDLLREENQQTHEQLRTVRDELNNTDLNLEKMRQRYNEINLKSQESLASERQRRQDAEEIARLHSEEIRSLKDEITRQQNNYTIQIQKQDAEISRLRLQLSATSTPNSEVESRLATLTQTLVLKQQALENITTERNALRLQFEKLELEFRTIIGNSNRNVAYNNTNDNDDVKTQVPMFLMETPFDTGVTRRVKRAYSSLDAISIRTGVFLRRYPLARILVLIYMALLQFWVLVVLFSQSPEAH; encoded by the exons ATGGCTTGGCTGTCAGATATTACAGATAAAGTAGAGGATCTATTGaataagatagataaaaatagtGCAACTGTCTTGAACAGTGATTATTGGAAGcg CTacgataataacattattacaaAATCTTCCTTGGAAACTCCAAAACAGTTTACACACGAAGAAAATCTCTTGGACTATCTAAATACATCGTCAAAAAGTGTGACAAAAACAGTGGAATCTGGACTACCGTCGCCAATACCTTCATTATTAATGGAACGACCtacaaataatatagattCCATACTACAATTATCAGTTCAGAGTAATGAACCAAATCCTGAAAGTACATGTACTTCTATAAATACAATTGATGGTGAAAATTATAGTTTTGAAAATGATCTACAAATTAGAAATATGCATTTAAGAAAtcaaatacatagatatcaaGATAATGCTTTCGATTCACAAATGATACAAAGAGCGGCAGATGatg aTCATACTTTGGAAGTTGTCGAGCCAAAATATTCATATGATTCAAAAGTGCAATCATTAGACACAGATGAATTAATGATTTCACCTGatactttattaaaatcttcatCTGAAACTTTAACAGATCATCAAAAACAGATTGTagtgttaaataataaattacagtCCTTAAGAACTACAAACATCCAAATGTTAAAACAGATGACAGATTTACAAACTGTTCTTAGTAGAAGTAGATTAGAATTACTTTCCACTAGATCTGAATTAGAACAACATAAAGCAAGAGCTTTTAGAATATTACAGGACAAAGAAAAGTTAATAGCAGAATTAAGACGAAATGAATTTACAGGCATAGATGATGCTACTCTTGTAGAATTAAAACAATTGAG GCAAGAACGCGATCTTCTCAGAGAAGAAAATCAACAAACTCATGAACAATTAAGAACAGTACGTGATGAATTAAACAATACTGAtcttaatttagaaaaaatgagacaaagatataatgaaataaatttaaaatctcAAGAGAGTCTTGCAAgtgaaagacaaagaagacaAGATGCAGAAGAAATTGCAAGATTACACTCAGAG gaGATAAGGTCACTAAAAGATGAAATAACTCgtcaacaaaataattatactatacaaatacaaaaacaAGATGCAGAGATATCTAGACTCCGGTTGCAGTTGTCTGCAACGTCTACACCAAATAGTGAAGTAGAATCTAGATTAGCTACTCTTACTCAAACTTTAGTGCTGAAACAACAAGCACTAGAAAACATAACAACAGAACGTAATGCATTGCGTCTTCAGTTTGAAAAACTAGAg CTTGAGTTTAGAACTATTATAGGAAATTCCAATAGAAATGTAGCATACAATAATAcaaacgataatgatgatgtaAAAACTCAAGTTCCTATGTTTTTAATGGAAACACCATTTGATACTGGTGTCACCAGACGAGTAAAGAGAGCTTATTCTTCATTGGATGCTATCAGTATTCGTACAGGAGTTTTTTTGAGACGATATCCACTTGCAAGAATTTTAGTACTAATTTATATG GCATTACTTCAATTCTGGGTTCTTGTGGTACTCTTTTCACAATCACCAGAAGcacattga
- the LOC122629638 gene encoding golgin subfamily A member 5 isoform X2: MERPTNNIDSILQLSVQSNEPNPESTCTSINTIDGENYSFENDLQIRNMHLRNQIHRYQDNAFDSQMIQRAADDDHTLEVVEPKYSYDSKVQSLDTDELMISPDTLLKSSSETLTDHQKQIVVLNNKLQSLRTTNIQMLKQMTDLQTVLSRSRLELLSTRSELEQHKARAFRILQDKEKLIAELRRNEFTGIDDATLVELKQLRQERDLLREENQQTHEQLRTVRDELNNTDLNLEKMRQRYNEINLKSQESLASERQRRQDAEEIARLHSEEIRSLKDEITRQQNNYTIQIQKQDAEISRLRLQLSATSTPNSEVESRLATLTQTLVLKQQALENITTERNALRLQFEKLELEFRTIIGNSNRNVAYNNTNDNDDVKTQVPMFLMETPFDTGVTRRVKRAYSSLDAISIRTGVFLRRYPLARILVLIYMALLQFWVLVVLFSQSPEAH; encoded by the exons ATGGAACGACCtacaaataatatagattCCATACTACAATTATCAGTTCAGAGTAATGAACCAAATCCTGAAAGTACATGTACTTCTATAAATACAATTGATGGTGAAAATTATAGTTTTGAAAATGATCTACAAATTAGAAATATGCATTTAAGAAAtcaaatacatagatatcaaGATAATGCTTTCGATTCACAAATGATACAAAGAGCGGCAGATGatg aTCATACTTTGGAAGTTGTCGAGCCAAAATATTCATATGATTCAAAAGTGCAATCATTAGACACAGATGAATTAATGATTTCACCTGatactttattaaaatcttcatCTGAAACTTTAACAGATCATCAAAAACAGATTGTagtgttaaataataaattacagtCCTTAAGAACTACAAACATCCAAATGTTAAAACAGATGACAGATTTACAAACTGTTCTTAGTAGAAGTAGATTAGAATTACTTTCCACTAGATCTGAATTAGAACAACATAAAGCAAGAGCTTTTAGAATATTACAGGACAAAGAAAAGTTAATAGCAGAATTAAGACGAAATGAATTTACAGGCATAGATGATGCTACTCTTGTAGAATTAAAACAATTGAG GCAAGAACGCGATCTTCTCAGAGAAGAAAATCAACAAACTCATGAACAATTAAGAACAGTACGTGATGAATTAAACAATACTGAtcttaatttagaaaaaatgagacaaagatataatgaaataaatttaaaatctcAAGAGAGTCTTGCAAgtgaaagacaaagaagacaAGATGCAGAAGAAATTGCAAGATTACACTCAGAG gaGATAAGGTCACTAAAAGATGAAATAACTCgtcaacaaaataattatactatacaaatacaaaaacaAGATGCAGAGATATCTAGACTCCGGTTGCAGTTGTCTGCAACGTCTACACCAAATAGTGAAGTAGAATCTAGATTAGCTACTCTTACTCAAACTTTAGTGCTGAAACAACAAGCACTAGAAAACATAACAACAGAACGTAATGCATTGCGTCTTCAGTTTGAAAAACTAGAg CTTGAGTTTAGAACTATTATAGGAAATTCCAATAGAAATGTAGCATACAATAATAcaaacgataatgatgatgtaAAAACTCAAGTTCCTATGTTTTTAATGGAAACACCATTTGATACTGGTGTCACCAGACGAGTAAAGAGAGCTTATTCTTCATTGGATGCTATCAGTATTCGTACAGGAGTTTTTTTGAGACGATATCCACTTGCAAGAATTTTAGTACTAATTTATATG GCATTACTTCAATTCTGGGTTCTTGTGGTACTCTTTTCACAATCACCAGAAGcacattga